In Syntrophomonas wolfei subsp. wolfei str. Goettingen G311, a single window of DNA contains:
- a CDS encoding molybdopterin molybdotransferase MoeA, whose translation MSRLQLVDDKTLEAVSLDKAVDLSCESIQALDTEYLHIDDAYMRVAADDIASFINIPTFDRSAMDGYTIGKTDLKRLQTGRSLRLRVASIIGAGSIENRPIRPGETCRIMTGALLPEGSVAVIKQEDVEIINENYIIVSVRPRRGENIRRAGHELMAGDRVAAKGQVLKAEILERVAACGIERVPVYQVPRVYIIDTGNELLLPGSPIKTGCIYCSNRSLLACKITSSRALPSLSPSVINDDLHTIIAAIKKAARVSDMIIISGGTGNGLFDLVRNAFEYLNAQLLFKGINVFPGKNTSAALIDGKLIFNLSGSPSAAGILFEALVKPALLKLKGELLYKGDWFNIELASPIEHLKSGRSLHRGEMIIEQGHAYALPVNRKDINTGNIPLLLDVHKRSGEEPVMVKAKLVVD comes from the coding sequence ATGAGTAGACTACAGTTGGTTGATGATAAGACATTAGAAGCTGTTAGTTTGGATAAAGCTGTTGATTTAAGTTGCGAAAGCATTCAAGCCCTGGACACCGAGTACCTGCACATCGATGATGCCTATATGCGGGTAGCCGCGGACGATATAGCAAGCTTTATTAATATACCCACTTTTGACCGTTCGGCAATGGATGGCTATACGATTGGTAAGACTGATCTCAAAAGACTGCAAACCGGACGATCGTTGCGTTTGAGAGTAGCTTCTATAATCGGAGCTGGTTCAATTGAAAACAGGCCAATAAGGCCCGGGGAAACCTGCAGAATTATGACCGGGGCTTTGCTTCCAGAAGGCAGCGTTGCCGTTATCAAACAAGAGGACGTTGAAATAATAAATGAAAACTATATAATTGTCAGCGTCAGGCCGCGGCGGGGTGAAAATATTCGAAGAGCCGGCCATGAATTAATGGCTGGAGATAGAGTTGCAGCCAAAGGGCAGGTTTTAAAAGCGGAAATCCTGGAAAGAGTAGCCGCCTGTGGCATAGAAAGGGTGCCGGTATACCAAGTGCCTCGTGTATATATTATAGACACGGGAAATGAGTTGCTTTTACCCGGGTCCCCCATCAAAACAGGATGCATATATTGCAGCAATCGGAGCCTATTAGCATGCAAAATAACCAGCAGCAGAGCTTTACCATCGCTGTCGCCTTCAGTAATTAATGATGACCTGCACACCATTATAGCTGCCATAAAAAAGGCGGCACGGGTCTCTGATATGATAATAATCAGCGGGGGGACCGGCAACGGCCTTTTCGACCTGGTTCGCAACGCGTTCGAGTATTTGAATGCCCAGCTTCTTTTCAAAGGTATAAACGTCTTTCCTGGCAAAAATACTTCAGCCGCCCTTATCGATGGCAAACTTATTTTCAATCTGTCCGGCAGCCCCTCTGCAGCCGGAATATTGTTTGAAGCTCTGGTAAAACCGGCCCTGCTTAAGTTAAAAGGAGAGTTATTGTATAAAGGGGATTGGTTTAATATAGAGCTGGCCAGCCCCATTGAACATTTAAAGTCGGGTCGTAGCCTGCACCGAGGAGAAATGATTATTGAACAGGGCCATGCCTACGCCCTGCCGGTAAACCGAAAAGATATTAATACGGGAAATATTCCTTTACTGTTAGATGTGCATAAAAGGTCGGGAGAAGAACCAGTCATGGTTAAAGCTAAATTAGTCGTAGATTAA
- the nuoF gene encoding NADH-quinone oxidoreductase subunit NuoF, which yields MAEEMRIVLRNYGKVDPLNIDSYTQVGGYQALAKAKSMSQTDLIEEVKKSGLRGRGGAGFNTGMKWSFSYGVKADQKYVICNADEGEPGTYKDRIIMENDPQSVLEGMAICGYAIGANKGYIYCRGEYPYVVEILNKAIAQASEKGLLGDFNIEVRMGAGAYVCGEESALIESIEGHRGEPRFKPPFPPVIGLWGKPTIVNNVETFANIPAIVDKGADWYKGIGAAGYPGTKVMTLTGDIVNRTVIEVPTNTTIRQVLDDFGGGITGGKKFKAVQIGGTSGGFIPESLLDTPIDFDSMSAIGATLGSGAFFVMDETRDIVDVIDRISKFFAHESCGKCTPCREGTQRMHEMLHRVKNGGAVAGDLDYMERLGSVMSKACLCGLGQAAPAPVLTTLKHFRNDYTAKFN from the coding sequence ATGGCCGAGGAAATGCGCATAGTACTGCGCAATTACGGCAAAGTTGATCCGTTGAACATCGATAGTTACACCCAGGTGGGCGGATATCAGGCCTTAGCCAAAGCTAAGAGCATGAGCCAGACAGATCTGATTGAAGAGGTTAAGAAATCAGGATTACGGGGCCGTGGCGGCGCCGGATTTAACACTGGTATGAAATGGAGTTTTTCCTATGGCGTAAAGGCCGATCAGAAATACGTTATTTGCAATGCCGATGAGGGTGAGCCGGGAACTTATAAAGACCGGATTATCATGGAGAATGATCCGCAGAGCGTCCTGGAAGGGATGGCTATTTGTGGGTATGCAATAGGAGCCAATAAGGGCTATATCTACTGCCGGGGCGAGTACCCCTACGTAGTGGAAATCCTCAATAAAGCCATAGCCCAGGCCAGTGAAAAGGGCCTTCTGGGCGACTTCAATATCGAAGTACGCATGGGAGCCGGGGCCTATGTGTGTGGCGAAGAAAGCGCACTTATTGAGTCTATAGAAGGGCACCGGGGTGAACCCCGCTTCAAGCCCCCATTTCCACCGGTTATCGGTTTGTGGGGCAAGCCCACTATTGTCAACAATGTAGAAACCTTTGCTAATATTCCCGCCATTGTTGACAAGGGCGCGGATTGGTACAAAGGCATTGGCGCGGCGGGCTATCCGGGAACCAAAGTCATGACCTTGACGGGAGATATTGTCAACCGCACTGTTATTGAAGTGCCTACTAATACCACCATCCGGCAGGTATTGGACGATTTTGGCGGAGGAATTACCGGTGGCAAAAAATTCAAGGCGGTGCAAATTGGAGGAACATCTGGCGGATTCATACCCGAATCACTGCTCGACACCCCGATCGACTTTGATTCCATGTCAGCCATTGGCGCTACCCTGGGGTCAGGAGCCTTCTTCGTGATGGACGAGACCCGGGATATAGTGGATGTAATTGATCGCATAAGCAAGTTCTTTGCTCATGAATCGTGCGGCAAGTGTACTCCCTGCCGGGAGGGAACTCAGCGCATGCATGAAATGCTGCACCGGGTGAAAAACGGCGGGGCAGTTGCCGGCGATCTAGATTATATGGAGAGACTGGGAAGCGTTATGTCCAAAGCCTGCTTGTGCGGTTTGGGACAGGCGGCTCCGGCTCCAGTGCTAACAACCTTAAAGCATTTTAGAAACGATTATACAGCCAAGTTCAATTAA
- the nuoE gene encoding NADH-quinone oxidoreductase subunit NuoE, translating to MADYREIISAYKEVPGGIIEAYHAVQKEYSYIPEDAVVYAAQVFDIPEAKAYGVATFYSYLKVGPRGKNVIRICESAPCHIAGADKVVAALEKELGIKMGETTPDGKFTLEFAECVGQCQATPVITINSQPYGDVTADKIAAILTEYK from the coding sequence ATGGCAGATTACAGAGAAATTATCAGCGCCTATAAAGAAGTTCCCGGCGGTATTATCGAAGCATATCATGCAGTGCAAAAAGAATACAGCTATATTCCTGAGGACGCGGTGGTTTATGCGGCTCAAGTGTTTGATATACCCGAGGCCAAGGCTTACGGAGTTGCTACTTTCTATTCCTATTTGAAGGTTGGCCCCCGGGGCAAAAATGTCATTCGTATTTGTGAAAGCGCACCCTGCCATATCGCGGGTGCTGATAAGGTTGTGGCTGCTCTGGAAAAGGAATTGGGTATCAAAATGGGGGAAACCACCCCTGATGGCAAATTCACTCTGGAATTTGCTGAGTGTGTAGGGCAATGCCAGGCCACACCGGTTATAACAATCAACAGTCAACCGTATGGGGATGTAACAGCTGATAAAATTGCTGCCATCCTCACAGAGTACAAGTAA
- the fdhF gene encoding formate dehydrogenase subunit alpha: MDLVKLIINGKEVEAPAGSTILQAAELAGIEIPRLCYDKDLSPLGACRLCVVEVKGNRLLPASCVTPVFQGMEVETESPAVVEARKTILELLIANHPLDCLTCEKAGACKLQDYCYRYGIKGSPFVGQKHAYAIDDSNPFIVRDLNKCILCGACVRACEELTGADNLSYLKRGFHRKATTAGDVDYIDSDCVFCGQCVAVCPTGALTEKTMVGQGRRWDIERVRTTCPFCGTGCNFDLAVKDGKVIGVLSNPDAPVNQRSLCVKGRFGWDFIYNENRLTTPLIKKNGEFEPASWDEAFSLIATRFKEIKEKYGPDSFAALSSARCTNEENFLVSKFSRAVMGTNNVDHCARTUHAPTVAGLATTFGSGAMTNPISDITNEVELMFLIGTNPTEAHPVIGYKMRQAARRGAKLVVCDPRHIDLVDEADYWLRVKPGTDIPLLNGLMHIIIKEGLEDKTFIEERTENYEELKAIVESYTPERVSELTGISVDDLYAVARLYATTDKAMIFYTLGITEHICGTRNVMSCANLAMLTGHLGRPGTGVCPQRGQNNVQGACDMGALPNVYSGYQAVGVDAVREKHEKAWKASLSAKVGLKIPEMFGAAHEGKVKAMYILGENPVLTDPDANHIRGALEKLEFLVVQELFLTETAAYADVILPAASFAECDGTFTNTERRVQRVRKAIEPIPGQANWQTICQMFVAMGYPVNYNSPKEIWDEMASLSPSMAGINFERIDQENSLQWPCPSLDHPGTPVLHVGKFTRGLGLFQPSEHIPPGEIPDAEYPYLLSTGRILQHYNVTTPYSKGISSIWDKEMSELNPVDADKLGVVTGDQVKVTSRRGEAITQIKVTDRVLPGVIWMSFHYNATPTNALTSHHLDPITGTGEYKVCAVKLEKV; encoded by the coding sequence GTGGATTTGGTAAAACTCATCATTAACGGAAAGGAGGTAGAGGCTCCGGCAGGAAGTACCATTCTACAAGCAGCTGAACTGGCTGGTATCGAGATACCCAGATTGTGCTATGATAAGGATCTTAGCCCCCTGGGCGCTTGCCGCTTGTGCGTGGTGGAAGTAAAAGGCAACCGCCTGTTGCCGGCATCTTGCGTAACACCGGTGTTCCAGGGAATGGAAGTCGAGACTGAATCGCCAGCAGTAGTAGAAGCGCGCAAGACGATCCTTGAATTATTGATTGCCAACCATCCCTTGGATTGCTTGACCTGTGAAAAAGCAGGTGCCTGCAAGCTGCAAGATTATTGCTATCGTTATGGGATTAAGGGAAGTCCCTTTGTCGGCCAAAAGCATGCCTATGCGATCGACGATAGTAATCCCTTCATAGTAAGAGATCTGAACAAGTGCATTTTATGCGGTGCCTGTGTCAGGGCTTGTGAAGAGCTGACCGGTGCGGATAACCTGTCTTATTTGAAGCGGGGCTTCCACCGCAAGGCAACCACCGCCGGGGATGTCGACTACATCGATTCCGATTGCGTATTCTGCGGGCAGTGTGTAGCCGTATGCCCAACCGGGGCATTGACCGAGAAGACCATGGTAGGTCAGGGACGTCGCTGGGATATTGAACGGGTTAGAACCACCTGCCCATTCTGCGGCACCGGATGTAATTTCGATCTGGCGGTCAAAGACGGAAAGGTAATAGGCGTCCTGTCAAATCCGGATGCGCCCGTAAATCAACGCAGCCTGTGCGTTAAAGGACGCTTTGGCTGGGACTTCATCTATAACGAAAATCGGCTGACTACTCCGTTGATCAAGAAGAATGGAGAATTTGAACCTGCTTCCTGGGATGAGGCTTTTAGCTTAATTGCTACGCGTTTTAAAGAGATCAAGGAAAAATACGGCCCCGATTCTTTTGCGGCTTTGAGTTCGGCTCGCTGTACCAATGAGGAAAACTTCCTGGTCAGCAAGTTCAGCCGTGCCGTAATGGGGACCAATAATGTTGACCATTGCGCTCGTACCTGACACGCGCCCACCGTGGCCGGTCTGGCCACTACTTTTGGAAGCGGCGCTATGACAAACCCGATCAGTGATATTACCAACGAGGTTGAGCTCATGTTCCTGATTGGAACCAATCCTACCGAAGCTCATCCGGTAATTGGTTATAAGATGCGACAGGCGGCCCGCCGGGGCGCTAAATTGGTAGTATGTGACCCACGCCATATCGACCTGGTTGACGAAGCCGACTATTGGCTGCGTGTGAAACCGGGTACTGATATACCTCTCCTGAATGGCTTAATGCACATTATTATCAAGGAAGGCCTTGAAGACAAGACATTCATAGAAGAACGCACCGAGAACTATGAAGAACTCAAGGCTATTGTGGAGTCCTACACTCCGGAACGGGTTTCCGAGCTTACCGGCATCTCGGTGGATGACCTGTACGCCGTGGCCCGCCTCTACGCTACCACCGATAAGGCCATGATTTTCTACACCCTGGGTATTACCGAGCATATCTGTGGAACCCGCAATGTTATGAGTTGTGCCAACCTGGCTATGTTGACCGGACACCTGGGCCGCCCGGGAACCGGAGTCTGCCCGCAGCGCGGCCAGAACAACGTTCAGGGTGCCTGCGATATGGGCGCACTGCCCAATGTGTATTCAGGCTATCAGGCCGTAGGTGTGGATGCAGTGCGGGAAAAACACGAAAAGGCCTGGAAAGCGAGCCTGTCAGCTAAAGTAGGTCTCAAGATTCCAGAAATGTTTGGAGCGGCTCATGAAGGCAAAGTTAAAGCCATGTATATTCTGGGCGAAAATCCGGTTTTGACTGATCCAGATGCCAATCACATCAGAGGTGCTTTAGAAAAACTGGAATTCCTGGTGGTTCAGGAACTGTTCCTTACCGAAACTGCCGCTTATGCGGATGTAATTCTGCCGGCGGCCAGTTTTGCCGAGTGCGATGGTACCTTTACCAATACCGAGCGGCGCGTCCAAAGGGTTCGCAAGGCAATTGAACCTATCCCCGGTCAGGCCAACTGGCAGACCATTTGTCAGATGTTTGTTGCTATGGGCTATCCCGTGAATTATAACAGCCCCAAGGAGATATGGGATGAGATGGCTTCCCTTTCGCCCTCCATGGCGGGCATCAATTTTGAGAGAATAGACCAGGAGAACAGCCTGCAGTGGCCCTGCCCCAGCTTAGACCATCCTGGTACCCCGGTTCTGCATGTTGGCAAATTTACCCGCGGTCTCGGTCTGTTCCAGCCTTCCGAGCATATACCGCCAGGTGAAATACCCGATGCGGAATACCCGTACCTACTCTCCACCGGCAGAATACTGCAGCATTATAATGTAACCACTCCGTATTCCAAAGGCATCAGCAGCATTTGGGACAAGGAGATGTCGGAACTCAACCCGGTTGATGCCGATAAATTGGGCGTGGTAACTGGCGACCAGGTTAAAGTCACCTCCCGTCGTGGAGAAGCGATAACTCAAATCAAAGTAACCGATAGAGTGTTGCCAGGGGTGATATGGATGTCCTTCCATTATAATGCTACCCCGACCAATGCCCTAACCAGCCATCACCTGGATCCGATTACTGGAACCGGTGAGTATAAAGTGTGTGCAGTAAAGCTCGAAAAGGTATAG
- a CDS encoding 4Fe-4S dicluster domain-containing protein, protein MDTRGIFIDYYKCVGCGTCEMVCSLVHENACSPALSRIRIVRYRREALNVPVTCAFCEKPPCLDVCPVGAITKNHETGDVSIRAELCIGCRQCSQACPFGHMNFNAAKGIAFKCDLCGGDPQCVKFCWTGAIEYVDSEIAVDIKRSGFADSVRQQHEK, encoded by the coding sequence ATGGATACACGAGGGATTTTTATTGATTATTATAAATGTGTGGGCTGTGGAACCTGTGAGATGGTGTGCTCATTAGTCCACGAAAATGCCTGTTCCCCGGCCCTTTCTCGAATCAGGATAGTCCGTTACCGCCGGGAAGCATTAAATGTCCCGGTTACCTGTGCCTTTTGTGAAAAACCGCCCTGTTTGGACGTGTGCCCGGTGGGGGCAATAACTAAAAACCATGAGACTGGCGATGTCAGCATTCGAGCCGAACTTTGCATTGGTTGCCGCCAATGTTCTCAGGCTTGCCCGTTTGGACATATGAATTTTAATGCAGCGAAGGGTATAGCTTTTAAGTGCGATCTCTGCGGAGGCGATCCTCAGTGTGTTAAGTTCTGCTGGACTGGTGCCATTGAGTATGTGGACAGCGAAATTGCAGTGGATATTAAACGTAGCGGTTTTGCAGACAGTGTAAGGCAACAACACGAAAAGTAG
- a CDS encoding NAD(P)/FAD-dependent oxidoreductase, giving the protein MRIIIIGNGAAGNQAAQTIQNYDPEAEITILGAESIPFYSACALPDYLAGWIKRDQLFLRSSLDRHRVEIRLGQAVEDIKPDRQAVSAGGELLLYDRLIIASGSRPVLPNIPGTGLPGNFVIKSVYDIDRILSYNPRRIAVIGSGNIGIEAAEALASRGCQVSIIEMMPRIMPRLFDQQPAMLIRNILEENGIEIHTGEKAREVIGKNRVEGLITDCRRISCDAVIWAAGVRQNTELARAAGIEIGGLGGIKVDSQMKTSHPAIYACGDCVETSDLLTGKPALCLLWSCAKAQAEIAARNCLGEEIVYPGALKLIAEEAYGKPCMAAGLLEEELDRTGLKIIEKETENAYHRILIKNERIMGIQAVGSMEAMGPLLYFMKKMIRPSEIKRIVNSPALLKNMPWMLAIDKYLQ; this is encoded by the coding sequence TTGCGTATAATCATTATCGGCAATGGTGCAGCCGGCAATCAGGCGGCCCAGACCATACAGAATTACGATCCGGAAGCCGAAATTACCATATTGGGCGCTGAATCAATACCCTTTTATTCCGCATGTGCCTTGCCCGATTATCTGGCCGGTTGGATCAAACGCGACCAGCTTTTCCTTAGAAGTTCGTTAGATCGACACCGGGTTGAAATACGCCTGGGTCAGGCGGTTGAGGATATCAAACCTGATCGTCAGGCAGTAAGCGCAGGTGGAGAGTTGCTGTTATATGACCGCTTAATCATAGCTTCCGGCAGCCGGCCGGTACTGCCGAATATTCCTGGAACAGGGCTGCCCGGTAATTTTGTCATTAAATCTGTTTACGATATTGACCGAATTCTCTCTTACAACCCCAGGCGCATTGCGGTAATCGGATCAGGAAACATTGGTATTGAAGCGGCTGAGGCGCTTGCATCCAGGGGATGTCAGGTAAGCATTATCGAGATGATGCCCCGCATAATGCCGCGTTTATTTGATCAGCAACCGGCCATGCTAATAAGAAATATATTAGAGGAAAACGGCATTGAGATACACACCGGGGAAAAAGCCCGGGAAGTAATTGGCAAAAATAGAGTTGAAGGACTGATTACCGACTGCCGTAGAATTAGTTGCGATGCTGTCATCTGGGCGGCCGGCGTTCGTCAGAATACGGAACTGGCCAGAGCAGCGGGAATAGAAATAGGTGGCCTGGGAGGCATAAAGGTGGATTCGCAAATGAAAACCAGCCATCCTGCAATATATGCCTGCGGAGATTGCGTTGAGACCTCGGATCTGCTTACCGGCAAACCCGCTTTGTGTTTGCTGTGGTCTTGCGCGAAAGCTCAGGCAGAAATCGCGGCGCGAAACTGCCTTGGGGAGGAGATTGTTTACCCGGGAGCGCTCAAGCTAATTGCTGAAGAAGCATATGGGAAGCCATGCATGGCTGCCGGCCTGCTGGAAGAAGAACTGGACAGAACAGGGCTAAAGATTATTGAGAAAGAGACGGAGAATGCTTACCATCGTATCTTGATCAAGAACGAGCGAATAATGGGTATTCAAGCAGTTGGCAGCATGGAAGCTATGGGGCCTCTACTTTACTTCATGAAAAAAATGATTAGGCCATCCGAGATAAAACGGATTGTAAACAGCCCTGCGCTGTTGAAGAATATGCCGTGGATGCTGGCGATAGACAAATATCTGCAATAA
- a CDS encoding 4Fe-4S dicluster domain-containing protein codes for MKQKRLYHNTSLCDGCGLCQLVCALEHCGQWNHYQSRIKIINDMEREAFYAVCCTQCEEAPCILTCLMNTIYKQPGSDITVRDLYHCIGCRACELACPFDAAVFDVIKEKVVNCDLCGGRPLCVEYCPKQALTYDYPGDQADKKRNQAALQRFGTSLLEVFKFSGKED; via the coding sequence ATGAAGCAGAAAAGATTATATCACAATACTTCGCTTTGCGATGGCTGCGGCCTTTGCCAGTTGGTTTGCGCACTTGAGCACTGTGGGCAGTGGAATCATTATCAAAGTCGTATCAAAATTATTAATGATATGGAAAGAGAAGCTTTCTATGCCGTGTGCTGCACCCAATGTGAGGAAGCGCCATGCATTTTGACTTGCCTGATGAACACCATTTACAAGCAACCGGGCAGTGATATAACTGTTCGTGATTTATATCACTGCATAGGATGTCGTGCTTGTGAATTAGCTTGCCCGTTTGACGCAGCAGTATTCGATGTCATTAAGGAAAAAGTGGTTAATTGTGATTTGTGTGGAGGAAGACCGCTATGTGTTGAATATTGCCCCAAGCAGGCCTTGACTTATGACTACCCGGGAGATCAAGCAGATAAAAAGCGCAATCAGGCAGCTTTGCAAAGGTTTGGAACCTCCTTGCTTGAGGTCTTTAAGTTTTCCGGGAAGGAGGATTAG
- a CDS encoding aldehyde ferredoxin oxidoreductase family protein has protein sequence MFGYAGKMLEVNLSTQKIKTRKLEPDLARDYIGGIGFNARILYDEIPAGADPLGPDNVLVFSVGCLVGTPFPTASRMEVSAKSPASNGFGSSNSGAFLGLRLKCAGYDGMIIKGQAQKPVYLLIEEDTIEIKEASFIWGKDAWESIDLLKARHYGAEIMLIGQAGENLVRFASIENGYYDGFGRTGMGAVMGSKKLKAVVVRGSKPIVPADPQGVLELSAKGQKLIKSASSYQAFCAYGTMNATIPYGGFNALSVHNYSRGTLPDWKQKAGRQIVDIYGSRHIACQSCIIACGHLAEINEGKYAGTLVKDMEITPTVSYSSNVGLSTEASIKSSELCQRYGIDMSSSGSVIAFAMELYQKGIINKDDVGYELAFGDDDAAFALLRDISLRQGIGDILAEGVKRAAEHWPGADDYAIHVKGVEVPMIDPRGRWSTWTLGMLTNIRGGDHLRCRNPVENLRYNENLYHYQKERFGFKKPMYDRLDMPENLKSAAIDLESDTVDIAIMSKWAEDLINLYNSVGICIRPPIMETIGPTLLAEIYTCMTGIPMSPDELMMGSERAWNLMKLFNIRHGEVAGDSKFPRRFYRELQSGNIVDEDKVQAVLEQYWQARGWDPGTGHPLPETEKRLGI, from the coding sequence ATGTTTGGCTATGCCGGAAAAATGCTGGAAGTTAATCTGAGTACTCAAAAAATAAAGACAAGAAAGCTCGAACCGGACCTTGCCAGGGACTATATAGGCGGGATCGGATTTAATGCCCGGATCTTATATGATGAGATACCCGCAGGCGCTGACCCCCTTGGCCCTGACAATGTTTTGGTATTCAGTGTCGGCTGTTTAGTCGGAACACCGTTTCCAACCGCCTCGCGCATGGAAGTCTCAGCCAAATCCCCGGCAAGCAACGGATTTGGATCATCAAACTCCGGCGCCTTTTTAGGCCTTCGCTTGAAATGTGCCGGTTATGACGGGATGATTATCAAAGGCCAGGCGCAAAAACCGGTATACCTTTTAATCGAAGAAGACACGATCGAAATCAAAGAAGCTTCTTTCATATGGGGAAAAGATGCATGGGAGAGTATAGATCTGCTTAAAGCTCGACACTATGGAGCCGAAATTATGTTAATCGGTCAGGCCGGGGAAAACCTGGTGCGTTTTGCCAGTATTGAAAACGGATATTATGATGGATTTGGGCGTACCGGGATGGGGGCGGTCATGGGTTCCAAAAAGCTAAAGGCAGTAGTTGTTAGAGGGTCAAAACCAATAGTACCCGCTGATCCCCAAGGGGTCTTGGAGTTAAGCGCCAAAGGGCAAAAGTTAATAAAATCGGCATCTTCTTACCAGGCATTTTGTGCTTATGGGACCATGAATGCCACCATTCCCTACGGTGGATTTAATGCTTTATCAGTACACAATTATTCCCGGGGGACTTTACCGGATTGGAAGCAAAAAGCCGGGCGTCAAATAGTAGATATATACGGCAGCCGGCATATTGCCTGTCAATCATGCATCATTGCCTGTGGGCATTTGGCAGAAATAAACGAAGGCAAATACGCAGGTACGCTGGTAAAGGATATGGAGATTACCCCCACTGTATCTTATTCGTCAAATGTCGGTCTGAGTACGGAGGCTTCCATCAAATCCAGCGAGCTGTGCCAGCGTTACGGTATCGATATGTCCAGCTCAGGAAGTGTAATTGCTTTTGCCATGGAACTCTATCAAAAAGGTATCATCAACAAGGATGATGTGGGTTACGAGCTGGCTTTCGGGGATGATGACGCTGCCTTTGCCTTGCTCAGGGATATATCTTTGCGGCAGGGAATCGGGGATATTCTGGCAGAAGGAGTAAAAAGGGCAGCAGAACACTGGCCGGGAGCGGATGATTATGCTATTCATGTCAAGGGAGTGGAGGTACCCATGATCGATCCTCGTGGGCGCTGGTCAACCTGGACCTTAGGCATGCTTACCAATATTCGGGGCGGGGACCATCTACGCTGTCGCAATCCGGTTGAAAATTTGCGTTATAATGAAAACCTTTATCATTACCAAAAAGAGAGATTTGGATTTAAGAAGCCTATGTATGACCGCCTGGATATGCCTGAAAATTTAAAATCCGCAGCCATAGACCTGGAAAGTGATACGGTTGATATTGCCATTATGTCCAAATGGGCGGAAGACCTGATTAATCTATACAACTCGGTCGGTATATGTATTCGACCACCGATAATGGAAACTATAGGACCCACACTTCTGGCCGAGATATATACTTGTATGACCGGGATACCTATGAGTCCGGATGAACTGATGATGGGTTCGGAAAGAGCCTGGAATCTTATGAAACTATTTAACATCCGGCATGGAGAAGTTGCCGGTGACAGCAAGTTCCCGCGCCGCTTTTACCGTGAACTCCAGTCCGGCAATATTGTGGATGAAGATAAAGTGCAGGCTGTTTTGGAGCAATACTGGCAGGCCCGGGGCTGGGACCCTGGCACTGGTCATCCTTTGCCGGAAACAGAAAAAAGACTCGGTATTTAA
- a CDS encoding type II toxin-antitoxin system VapC family toxin: MGLINRMMGQRIYLDTNIFIYALEGYAEYLEFLTELFKEIEQGTVKAVSSELTLAEILVKPIMEQNHKAQDIYQEALRTSNGLEIVPVSREILIEAARIRAQSGHKLPDAIHLGTAYMNKCTVFLTNDKRIKGIADISRVLIDELVKSDFKDQ, encoded by the coding sequence ATGGGATTAATAAATAGAATGATGGGTCAACGCATATATCTGGATACCAATATTTTCATTTACGCTCTAGAAGGGTATGCGGAATATCTGGAGTTTCTAACTGAATTGTTTAAAGAAATCGAACAGGGGACTGTTAAAGCAGTAAGTAGCGAGTTGACTTTAGCAGAGATACTGGTTAAACCTATCATGGAGCAAAACCATAAGGCCCAGGATATTTATCAGGAAGCCTTGCGAACATCAAATGGACTGGAGATAGTGCCAGTTAGCCGTGAAATACTGATAGAAGCAGCAAGGATAAGGGCTCAGTCTGGGCATAAATTACCCGATGCTATTCATTTGGGTACAGCATATATGAACAAGTGTACTGTTTTTCTAACTAATGATAAAAGAATTAAAGGTATTGCTGATATATCAAGAGTCTTAATAGATGAACTGGTTAAAAGTGATTTTAAAGACCAATGA